In Nicotiana tabacum cultivar K326 chromosome 19, ASM71507v2, whole genome shotgun sequence, one DNA window encodes the following:
- the LOC142173613 gene encoding uncharacterized protein LOC142173613: MPPRSGKRRCDSNFDTDDTLAIDSVNSSKPIEVFELDTDLIISKTNQREVMVGRVYKDKATLKQVMEYYAISEKFQFRVDRSNAISYTLLCMSEDCEWRFKASSINKSQMFKVIEFNNKHTCPLKDKVYEQRQASSSLIGGMIRSKLTNHKRKYTPKDIINDVKSDFGIDVSYMLAWRAKEKAMNFLRGEPTNSYNKLPRPIVVVDGSHLKSAYTGTFVSASTLNCAAYGVIDSENDVAWSWFFEQFKEAYGERKNMCIVSDRNESIIKSVSRVYPMAKACTQAEFDSLMEKVEKVNIRVKEYLKLAGCEKWARLYALVNKGWTMTSNIAESINAALVSARELPIYDFLEEVRKMFGC, from the exons ATGCCACCCcgttcgggaaaaaggaggtgtgacagtaattTTGATACAGATGATAcacttgctattgattctgtcAATTCAAGCAAACCAATCGAGGTGTTCGAACTGGACACGGATTTGATTATTTCAAAAACTAATCAAAGAGAGGTTATGGTTGGACGAGTATATAAGGATAAGGCTACATTGAAACAGGTGATGGAGTATTATGCAATATCTGAAAAGTTTCAATTCCGGGTTGATAGGTCTAATGCTATCAG CTATACATTATTATGTATGTCAGAGGATTGTGAATGGAGATTTAAGGCTTCTAGCATTAACAAATCACAAATGTTCAAAGTGATAGAGTTCAATAATAAGCATACATGTCCGTTGAAAGATAAGGTGTATGAGCAACGTCAAGCAAGTAGTAGTCTTATCGGTGGTATGATTAGATCCAAGCTTACTAATCATAAGAGGAAATACACcccaaaagatataattaatgATGTAAAATCAGATTTTGGTATAGATGTTAGTTATATGTTGGCGTGGCGGGctaaagaaaaggcaatgaattTTTTGAGAGGTGAACCGACTAATTCATACAATAAATTACCAAG ACCCATTGTGGTTGTGGATGGAAGCCACCTAAAATCGGCATACACCGGGACATTCGTCTCGGCCAGCACGTTGAATTGCGCGG CATATGGTGTTATTGATTCAGAGAACGATGTTGCTTGGTCgtggttctttgagcaattcaaggaAGCATATGGTGAGAGGAAAAATATGTGCATCGTTTCAGATAGGAATGAGAGCATCATCAAATCTGTATCGAGAGTGTATCCAATG GCAAAAGCATGCACACAGGCTGAATTTGATAGTCTAATGGAGAAGGTGGAGAAAGTAAATATTAGGGTGAAAGAATACTTGAAATTAGCTGGATGCGAAAAGTGGGCTAGGTTGTATGCACTTGTTAACAAGGGATGGACCATGACGTCAAATATTGCTGAGTCAATCAACGCCGCACTTGTGTCAGCAAGAGAATTGCCAATATACGACTTCCTCGAAGAAGTTAGGAAGATGTTTGGATGTTAG